A region of the Polaribacter sp. L3A8 genome:
TATGGAGATCATGGAGGGCCGTTACCTAGAGAAAAACGTTTAATTTATGATTCTGGATTAAATACGCCAATGATTGTTCGTTTTCCTAAAAAAATGAATTCAGGTAAAAAAGATAATCAACTAATTAGTTTTGTAGATTTTGCACCAACATTATTATCTTTAATAGGAGTAGAACCACCAAAATATATGCAAGGTCAAGCCTTTTTAGGAAAGTATAAAGCCAAAAAAGAACGTAATTATATTTATGGAGCAGCAGATCGTTTTGATGAAGTAACCGATGCTATAAGAGCTGTAAGAGACGATCAGTTTAAATATATAAGAAACTACAGACCAGAACAAGGATATTATTTACCGCTTGGTTACAGAGAAAAAATACCAACAATGCAAGAATTGTTAAGGTTGCGAGATGAAGGCAAACTAAATGCTGTTCAAATGCAATGGTTTAGAGATCATAAACCTAAAGAAGAATTATTTGATTGTAAAGCAGATCCTTTTGAGATAAACAATTTAGCAAGTAACCCAGAGTATCAAGAAAAATTAAAAGAGTTACGAGGTGAAATGGATAACTGGTTAAAGCAAATAGGAGATACACCAAATTTACCAGAAAATGAACTTATACAACAACTTTGGGCAGGAAACGATCATCAACCTGTAACCTCTATTCCTGTAATTAATTCATCTAAAGAATTAATTACTATTAGTTGTGCAACAGAAGGCGCTTCTATTGGTTATCAAATTGTTTCTAAAGAAAGTAAAGCCCCTATAACATGGTCTATATATCAAAAACCATTTTTATTACCTAAAGGCAGCTTATTAAAAGTAAAAGCACATCGAATTGGTTTTAAAGCTAGTAAAATAGTTGAGCTAGCAAAATAAAAGGTATAGAATCTTTGGTGTTTATAGTTGCTTTTTTAATGTAAAAAATAAAAACGGTATTTTGAAATATCATAATTTTAGAATTAGAAAAAGTATTCTAGCTTTTTTTATAATAGCATTGTTTTCATTAAAAACAAATGCTCAAAAAAAAGTGTATTTGTCTGGCGAAGATGCTAGCACTGCGGTAGATTGGGAGTTTAAAATTAGTGACGGTCGTAATAGCGGTTTTTGGACCACCATCCCTGTTCCTTCTAATTGGGAAACAGAAGGATTTGGTTATTATCTATATGGTATGGATAAAATGGATAAGAGAACTACTCCTGTTGGATTCTATAGACATACATTCAATTTTTCTAAAGCATCTACAAAGCGATATTTTATGGTGTTTCAAGGTGCCATGACAGATACTAAAGTAACTTTAAATGGAAAAAATATAGGCTTCCACCAAGGTGGATTTACAGAGTTTAAGTTTGAAATAACAAATGCACTCAAAGAAGGTAAAAATAATCTTGAAGTTGAAGTAAATAGTTCATCATCTAATAAATCTATTGTAGAAGCAGAACGTTTTGCCGATTTTTGGATGTTTAGTGGTATTTTTAGACCTGTATTTATAGAAGAAGTATCTGCTGAGTTTATAGAGCATGTAGCAATAGATGCACAAATGACGGGAGATTTTAATATGTGGGTGTATACCAATGGTATTAAAGAAGCTAAAACAATAACCGCCCAAGTTTATGATAAGGCACATAACAAAGTTGGTAAGCCTTTTAAAACTAAAATATCTAAAGATAAAACAATATTAGCATCAAGTTTTAAAGGAGTTAATCTTTGGTCTAACGAATTTCCAAACTTGTATTCTGTTAAAATCGAATTAAAAAGTAAAACAAAAGTATTACATACTTACAAACAAACATTTGGCTTTAGAACTTTTGAGGTACGAGACCATGATGGTTTTTACTTAAACGGAAAACGTATTTTATTAAAAGGCGCTAACATGCATAGTTTTAGACCCGAAACGGGTCGTACACTTAGTAAAACTGATATGGAGGAAACCCTACGTTTAATGCAAGATTTAAACTTTAATTGTGTTCGTCCTTGTCATTACCCACCAGACTCTTATTTCTTTGAGCTTTGCGATTCTTTAGGTATGTTATCTATGGATGAAACTACAGGGTGGTACCGTCCGTTAGACACTCAAATAGGCACAAAGATTGTAAAAGAAATAGTAACGAGAGATGTAAATCATCCATCTGTAATTCTTTGGAGTAACGGAAATCACGTTGCGCATAATCCAGAATTAGATCCTGTATTTCTTGAGTGGGATATACAAAAAAGAAGACCGTTAAAAAATGAAGCAAAAAACAATGATATTTTTGCCAATTATAATCCAGATTGGGATATTGTAAACACCACATATTACCCCAATTATAAAACCATTAACCACGCTTTATTTAAAGACAATCATATTTATCTTCCAAACGAAACCTTACATGCTTTGTATGATGG
Encoded here:
- a CDS encoding sulfatase family protein produces the protein MRVLSIIFTACLLITSCKTSEKKEDTSNLEAPQRPNILWLVTEDMGAYIPPFGDLTVKTPNLSRLANEGVIYPNLYSTSGVCAPSRAAIATGMYPSSIGANHMRTNSNTKQTGLPAYEAVPPSNVKMISELMRLQGYYCSNNYKEDYQFRAPATAWDESSAYAHWRNRKEGQPFFSVFNFTETHESGLFEPYGFRQIETRHYHEGDRNYKWIQNGKPDAKNRMTEAETPKYLSKDTKFNIPPYLPDTDIVRNDMWKLYNNIGEMDRQVGAVLKQLEDDGLLENTIIVFYGDHGGPLPREKRLIYDSGLNTPMIVRFPKKMNSGKKDNQLISFVDFAPTLLSLIGVEPPKYMQGQAFLGKYKAKKERNYIYGAADRFDEVTDAIRAVRDDQFKYIRNYRPEQGYYLPLGYREKIPTMQELLRLRDEGKLNAVQMQWFRDHKPKEELFDCKADPFEINNLASNPEYQEKLKELRGEMDNWLKQIGDTPNLPENELIQQLWAGNDHQPVTSIPVINSSKELITISCATEGASIGYQIVSKESKAPITWSIYQKPFLLPKGSLLKVKAHRIGFKASKIVELAK
- a CDS encoding glycoside hydrolase family 2 protein produces the protein MKYHNFRIRKSILAFFIIALFSLKTNAQKKVYLSGEDASTAVDWEFKISDGRNSGFWTTIPVPSNWETEGFGYYLYGMDKMDKRTTPVGFYRHTFNFSKASTKRYFMVFQGAMTDTKVTLNGKNIGFHQGGFTEFKFEITNALKEGKNNLEVEVNSSSSNKSIVEAERFADFWMFSGIFRPVFIEEVSAEFIEHVAIDAQMTGDFNMWVYTNGIKEAKTITAQVYDKAHNKVGKPFKTKISKDKTILASSFKGVNLWSNEFPNLYSVKIELKSKTKVLHTYKQTFGFRTFEVRDHDGFYLNGKRILLKGANMHSFRPETGRTLSKTDMEETLRLMQDLNFNCVRPCHYPPDSYFFELCDSLGMLSMDETTGWYRPLDTQIGTKIVKEIVTRDVNHPSVILWSNGNHVAHNPELDPVFLEWDIQKRRPLKNEAKNNDIFANYNPDWDIVNTTYYPNYKTINHALFKDNHIYLPNETLHALYDGGGGANLKTYWDLFEKSKVGGGLMIWALNDEGLMRTDMGYVADNQFSKASDGIVGPHGEKDGSFYAVREIWSPVFIENDKIKADFNGDLDFINKFYFTNLNQCNIKWKLINFANPDGTINGHRTLAKGKVSGNVLAGNTGKLNVLLPASFVNNDALSIEVYDPKGGLVYSKNIPIKTSKRPTFRTSINNMFVQDKEDKFTFYYDKTTFKFDTKSAVLLSVKDNGKATSIKNFPFLTFKSVDSVAINNANQLSKATVTKSGNKWVIEVKNTKGFDYLKWTLHSGGEIALDYAYTLPSGAYNYAGIGMAVDAKDVLRKRWLGEGPTRIWNNRTEGGILDVYAVEKQVNIPGQVYNSPEFEGCFAPWNWAVFYLKDNLNLAFKNSTNVTLGVLNPVNGKGAKKAAWQYPKEEGFFFFDYIDSVGSKWKAATEFGPDAQPHKINGQIKGAVSMYVNWNKPLVKAKRVDVEIE